Proteins encoded by one window of Leptospira barantonii:
- a CDS encoding sterol desaturase family protein encodes MEINLVTIAIPFFFLLIFLEMGFSAYHKRKLYRLNDSINDLSAGTASQVVGVFSKTVTLAAYIYIYQNFRIFDLPSWPGEALSAVPAGTLGLSSLSWAWILVVGVWVLCFIGYDLAYYWNHRLSHEVNFLWAGHVVHHQSEEYNLTVALRQASFHGIFTWVFYLPLALIGFSPIVMILNGQLNLIYQFWIHTKAIDKFPRWFEAIFNTPSHHRVHHGINPKYIDKNHGGTLIVFDKWFGTFEPESEEPVYGTVKPLQSFNPIWANLHYWWEMVELAWRCPRWSDKIKVFFAMPGWRPTELGGQYPIPEVSAKTFKKYDIDLPKGLSLYSLVWFILSVALAFGMLVKVNSLPWFNIGVISIVTLVSLLTLGGILERKRWALFAEPIRMAILVAGAYALSGEANITLGTLALGAISSVWFLSYRSYFASSQEIDPVQDILRRTA; translated from the coding sequence ATGGAAATCAATCTTGTCACGATCGCAATTCCGTTCTTCTTTTTGCTGATCTTTTTGGAAATGGGATTTTCCGCGTATCACAAACGTAAACTCTATCGACTCAACGATTCGATCAACGATCTCTCCGCGGGAACCGCGAGTCAGGTTGTGGGAGTTTTTTCGAAAACGGTTACTCTGGCCGCTTACATCTACATCTATCAAAATTTTAGAATTTTCGATCTTCCGTCCTGGCCGGGTGAAGCGCTTTCCGCTGTTCCCGCCGGAACCCTGGGACTCAGTTCTTTGAGTTGGGCCTGGATCCTTGTCGTAGGAGTTTGGGTTCTTTGTTTCATCGGTTATGATTTGGCTTATTACTGGAATCACCGTTTGAGTCACGAGGTTAACTTTCTTTGGGCGGGACACGTTGTTCACCACCAAAGCGAAGAATACAATCTCACCGTAGCTCTCAGACAAGCGAGCTTTCACGGTATTTTTACCTGGGTTTTTTATCTTCCATTGGCGCTGATCGGTTTTTCTCCGATCGTGATGATCTTAAACGGACAACTCAATCTCATCTATCAATTCTGGATTCACACAAAAGCGATCGATAAATTTCCTCGTTGGTTCGAAGCGATCTTCAATACACCTTCTCACCATAGGGTTCACCACGGAATCAATCCGAAATACATCGATAAGAATCACGGTGGAACCTTGATCGTATTCGACAAATGGTTCGGAACCTTCGAACCTGAATCCGAAGAACCGGTTTACGGAACCGTTAAACCTCTTCAAAGTTTCAATCCGATTTGGGCGAATCTTCACTATTGGTGGGAAATGGTCGAACTCGCTTGGCGCTGTCCTCGTTGGTCCGATAAGATCAAAGTTTTCTTTGCGATGCCGGGCTGGAGACCGACCGAACTCGGAGGCCAATATCCGATTCCCGAGGTTTCCGCAAAAACATTCAAAAAATATGATATAGATCTTCCGAAAGGTCTTAGCCTTTACTCTCTGGTTTGGTTTATCCTTTCCGTTGCGCTTGCGTTCGGAATGCTCGTAAAGGTAAATTCGCTTCCTTGGTTCAACATCGGAGTGATCAGTATCGTTACGTTGGTCTCCCTTTTGACGTTAGGCGGAATTTTGGAAAGAAAACGTTGGGCGCTTTTTGCGGAACCGATCCGTATGGCGATTCTCGTTGCGGGAGCTTATGCACTTTCGGGAGAAGCAAACATCACGTTAGGCACTCTTGCTCTGGGCGCAATCTCTTCGGTTTGGTTTTTGTCTTACAGAAGTTACTTCGCTTCTTCTCAGGAAATCGATCCGGTTCAGGACATTCTCAGAAGAACCGCTTAA
- a CDS encoding GNAT family N-acetyltransferase, with protein sequence MNLKLEPIRESHAPSLAIHANSENVFAGLRGSFPFPYQLQDALDYIRACLRDSRSRTYAILFEGNAIGIITLLFKEDVYRFNGEIGYWIGEEFWNRGIVTQAIQSIINIAYTEHGLHRIYAEVFSNRPASARALEKNGFVLDGTNKEAVFKNGVFLDQWIYSKLRNRA encoded by the coding sequence ATGAATCTCAAACTGGAACCCATCCGAGAATCGCACGCCCCGTCTCTTGCAATTCATGCGAACTCCGAAAACGTATTCGCGGGTTTGAGAGGAAGTTTTCCGTTTCCGTATCAGCTCCAGGACGCTCTCGATTATATCCGCGCTTGTTTGAGGGATTCGAGATCCAGAACATACGCGATTCTTTTCGAAGGGAATGCGATCGGAATCATCACCTTACTTTTCAAAGAGGACGTTTATCGTTTTAACGGAGAAATCGGTTATTGGATCGGGGAAGAATTCTGGAACCGCGGAATCGTCACTCAAGCAATCCAGTCTATTATAAATATTGCATATACAGAACACGGTCTTCATCGGATTTACGCGGAAGTGTTTTCAAACCGGCCGGCTTCCGCGAGGGCATTGGAAAAAAACGGATTCGTATTGGACGGCACAAACAAGGAAGCCGTTTTTAAGAATGGAGTTTTTTTGGATCAATGGATCTATTCAAAATTGCGAAACCGCGCTTGA
- a CDS encoding saccharopine dehydrogenase family protein encodes MAAKKKNWLLYGANGYTGELIARKAVERGQKPVLAGRSEAKIRPLAEELGLPFRIFSLENPEEVRNQIADCFLVLHCAGPFIETAVPMANACIESGTHYLDITGEIPVYEKLHSLSSKALAKKVMLLPGVGFDIVPTDCLAVMLKEKLPKAHFLELGFSGFTDISRGTLKSALAQLPYGSKVRRNGKIESIPQLSLKKIVEISGSYAEFFAIPWGDVFTAFISTEIPNITVYSSLPASQAKILRLLQPTTVFLKSSLILKGMQKLVELAVSGPDGEKRKQGSVLLWGEAWTEASSKKVSIRMRCAEGYEFTMESALAAVSKVEKGKFQAGFTTPGKVFGSKFVLEIPGTKILS; translated from the coding sequence ATGGCGGCTAAGAAAAAGAACTGGCTTCTTTACGGAGCAAACGGTTACACCGGAGAACTGATCGCGAGAAAGGCAGTGGAACGGGGACAAAAGCCCGTTCTCGCTGGAAGATCGGAAGCGAAGATTCGTCCTCTGGCCGAAGAACTCGGTTTGCCGTTTCGGATTTTTTCTCTGGAGAATCCCGAGGAAGTTCGCAATCAAATCGCCGATTGTTTTTTGGTTTTACACTGTGCCGGTCCTTTTATCGAAACTGCCGTTCCAATGGCCAATGCTTGTATAGAATCCGGAACTCATTATTTGGATATCACCGGAGAGATTCCGGTTTACGAAAAACTTCATTCTTTATCATCCAAAGCACTTGCAAAAAAAGTAATGCTTCTTCCGGGAGTTGGATTCGATATCGTTCCCACGGATTGTCTTGCGGTGATGCTCAAGGAAAAACTTCCCAAGGCGCATTTTTTGGAACTCGGCTTTTCCGGTTTTACGGATATTTCCAGGGGGACCTTGAAGAGCGCGCTCGCTCAACTTCCATACGGAAGTAAGGTGAGAAGAAACGGCAAGATTGAATCGATTCCTCAGCTCAGTCTCAAAAAGATCGTGGAGATCAGCGGAAGTTACGCCGAATTTTTCGCGATTCCTTGGGGAGACGTTTTTACCGCATTTATTTCAACAGAAATTCCGAATATTACGGTTTACTCATCTTTACCGGCTTCTCAAGCGAAGATTTTGAGATTGCTCCAACCGACTACCGTGTTTTTAAAAAGTTCCCTGATTCTAAAAGGAATGCAAAAGCTCGTGGAGTTGGCGGTGAGCGGACCCGACGGAGAAAAACGCAAACAAGGTTCTGTTCTTCTTTGGGGAGAGGCTTGGACCGAAGCGAGTTCGAAAAAGGTTTCGATCCGTATGCGTTGTGCAGAAGGTTATGAATTTACGATGGAGTCCGCGCTCGCGGCCGTTTCTAAAGTAGAGAAGGGCAAGTTTCAAGCGGGTTTTACGACTCCCGGAAAAGTCTTCGGTTCCAAATTCGTATTAGAAATCCCTGGTACTAAAATTTTGTCTTAA
- a CDS encoding class I SAM-dependent DNA methyltransferase, with protein MENNIFNQLANQYDTNERKELARIIVDAIRPELVDCKNKTLLDYGCGTGLVGLEFCSQVDRLFLMDSSASMLEVVQEKIVQSKIENAEIVYDDFIKSSSNVRADFIIASLVLLHVPDVSRLLRGFYKALNPNGKLIIVDFDKNESVSHPNVHSGFTRDDIESLLNDSGFHAVKIKTFYHGKRIFMNQDASLFICTCSVC; from the coding sequence ATGGAAAACAACATTTTCAATCAACTTGCCAATCAATACGACACGAATGAAAGAAAAGAATTAGCGAGAATCATCGTGGATGCGATACGACCGGAGCTGGTTGACTGTAAGAACAAAACTCTTTTGGATTACGGATGTGGAACCGGTTTGGTTGGATTGGAATTTTGTTCCCAAGTGGATCGATTGTTTTTGATGGATTCTTCCGCGTCGATGTTGGAAGTGGTGCAGGAAAAAATCGTTCAGAGCAAAATCGAAAATGCAGAAATTGTATATGATGATTTTATAAAGTCATCATCGAACGTTCGAGCGGATTTTATCATCGCTTCTTTGGTTCTTCTGCATGTTCCCGATGTAAGTCGATTGCTACGCGGTTTTTATAAGGCTCTAAATCCAAACGGAAAATTGATCATCGTCGATTTTGATAAGAATGAATCCGTTTCTCATCCGAATGTTCACAGCGGTTTTACTCGGGATGATATCGAATCTTTACTAAACGATTCCGGTTTTCACGCAGTCAAAATCAAAACGTTTTATCACGGCAAAAGAATTTTTATGAACCAAGATGCTTCCTTATTTATCTGCACGTGTTCCGTTTGTTGA
- a CDS encoding DUF4345 domain-containing protein, whose translation MPLSTRVVQICLFLFAFIAMIGGTLQMILGQPTTTPRLDNVHRFLAGIYFSMGLICFWAGYTVRIQKTLVYLIGLGVWIAAIGRLVSISIVGLPEPAQLWLGYLVPELLVPPILIFSQWKRKDLD comes from the coding sequence ATGCCACTTAGCACTCGTGTCGTTCAAATTTGTTTATTCCTGTTCGCGTTCATCGCGATGATCGGCGGAACCTTACAAATGATTCTCGGTCAACCGACTACAACCCCGCGTCTTGATAATGTTCATAGATTTTTGGCAGGGATTTATTTTTCAATGGGGTTGATTTGTTTTTGGGCGGGTTATACCGTTCGAATCCAAAAGACGCTCGTATATCTGATCGGACTCGGGGTATGGATCGCCGCGATCGGAAGACTGGTTTCGATTTCTATCGTCGGCCTTCCCGAACCTGCACAACTTTGGCTTGGATATCTTGTTCCGGAGTTGTTAGTTCCTCCGATTTTGATTTTTTCACAATGGAAAAGGAAGGATTTGGATTAA
- a CDS encoding MmcQ/YjbR family DNA-binding protein, whose protein sequence is MNESLNVPEKILSKLRLVCLDLPEVYEEQAWVGTRWCVKKKNFSHVLMIHQGWPPAYSKAAGTDGPACVLTFRFSAAKLEAPRFYRSPFFKPAWWPNIAGLVIQENVDWDEVGELLFQSYCEVAPKALVRLVEGR, encoded by the coding sequence ATGAACGAGTCCTTGAACGTTCCTGAAAAAATTTTATCCAAACTTAGACTTGTTTGTCTCGATCTTCCCGAGGTATATGAGGAGCAAGCCTGGGTGGGAACGAGATGGTGCGTAAAAAAGAAAAACTTTTCTCATGTTTTGATGATCCATCAGGGTTGGCCCCCAGCTTATTCAAAAGCCGCCGGAACGGACGGACCGGCTTGTGTTCTTACCTTTCGATTTTCTGCGGCAAAATTGGAAGCTCCCAGATTTTACCGTTCTCCATTCTTTAAACCCGCTTGGTGGCCCAACATTGCGGGTCTTGTGATCCAAGAGAATGTCGATTGGGACGAAGTAGGAGAACTTCTTTTTCAAAGTTATTGCGAAGTGGCCCCGAAAGCCTTGGTCCGACTCGTCGAGGGCCGATGA
- a CDS encoding DUF4349 domain-containing protein yields MKSWTLIKTTIPVPFLLILLFFAGCSSREKVQMARTTGEGGSESTTSSTEDRMISFTANLDISVKDIDEVRKKIKSLTKEWKGFVTRDSSTVSIVRVPSENLEKFLMALRQIGDVESEDVTGLDITDFYKDNLIKLESFKRIKTKYQALIDKAHNVQDLLAIERELERVNVEIERLEGSKRSSEMQTKYSTVYINLKPKKMLGPLGWIFYGVYKVIGWLFVWD; encoded by the coding sequence ATGAAATCTTGGACCTTAATCAAAACGACAATACCAGTTCCATTCTTACTAATTCTGTTATTCTTTGCAGGTTGTTCTTCTCGTGAAAAAGTTCAGATGGCGAGAACGACCGGTGAAGGTGGAAGCGAATCGACTACCTCTTCTACCGAAGATAGAATGATATCATTTACCGCAAATCTGGATATCTCGGTTAAGGACATTGACGAAGTCCGAAAAAAAATCAAATCGCTCACGAAAGAATGGAAAGGATTCGTAACAAGAGACAGTTCCACGGTTTCGATCGTAAGAGTCCCTTCCGAAAATCTCGAAAAGTTTCTGATGGCTCTTAGACAAATCGGAGACGTCGAAAGCGAAGACGTTACCGGCTTGGATATCACGGATTTCTACAAAGACAATCTCATCAAGCTGGAAAGTTTCAAAAGAATTAAGACGAAATATCAGGCCCTTATAGACAAGGCGCATAACGTTCAGGATCTTTTGGCGATCGAAAGAGAATTGGAAAGAGTCAACGTGGAAATAGAAAGATTGGAAGGAAGCAAACGTTCTTCCGAAATGCAGACCAAATATTCCACGGTTTATATAAACCTGAAACCTAAAAAAATGTTAGGACCTCTCGGCTGGATTTTTTACGGAGTCTACAAGGTGATCGGATGGCTATTCGTCTGGGATTGA
- a CDS encoding DUF4274 domain-containing protein, with protein MKNLPFPVERLAFIEAYFSSSAFGPIQRKSFEELKNSLELHYALLEYDWDGGMKFVRWVAESPLCDLGTALAVYWKMCPFFYTQFQNEKEAELEGENVRENFIFLKDLERRILSKEFQSENIQYDPANDETNDFFFQKTDEGKWQIPELLKKANIGKPFPQFSFFEEVYSTEEFRAFFQKYESEERKINFSETTLV; from the coding sequence ATGAAAAATCTTCCCTTCCCAGTCGAGAGACTTGCGTTTATCGAAGCTTACTTTTCCAGTTCTGCGTTTGGTCCGATTCAAAGAAAGAGCTTTGAGGAATTGAAAAATTCTCTGGAACTCCATTATGCTTTACTTGAATACGATTGGGACGGCGGCATGAAGTTCGTCCGTTGGGTCGCAGAAAGTCCGTTATGCGATCTTGGGACTGCGCTCGCAGTCTATTGGAAAATGTGTCCTTTCTTTTATACTCAATTCCAAAACGAAAAAGAAGCGGAGCTCGAAGGGGAAAACGTAAGGGAGAATTTTATTTTTCTGAAAGACCTGGAACGGAGAATTCTTTCCAAAGAATTCCAATCCGAAAACATTCAATACGATCCGGCAAACGACGAAACCAACGATTTTTTCTTTCAGAAAACGGATGAAGGAAAATGGCAAATTCCGGAACTCCTTAAAAAGGCCAATATCGGCAAACCGTTTCCTCAATTTTCATTCTTTGAAGAGGTTTATTCCACGGAAGAATTCCGTGCCTTTTTCCAAAAATACGAAAGCGAGGAAAGAAAAATCAATTTTTCGGAAACCACTCTCGTTTGA